The Salinispora tropica CNB-440 genome has a window encoding:
- a CDS encoding acetyl-CoA carboxylase biotin carboxylase subunit, with translation MIESLLVVNRGEIARRIIRTAKLLGVRAVAVHSEADAGLPFVTEADEAVCVGPANPAQSYRNVEAVLAAAKSTGVQAIHPGYGFLSENADFAQAVAASGLLWVGPGPDAITAMGDKINARNLMAAAGVPVAPGTTEPAADLTAAVEAASEIGYPVMVKAAAGGGGMGMGIANDEAALRTEYDKVRAFAERMFGDGSVLIERYFPRVRHVEVQILGLADGRVVALGERECSVQRRNQKLVEESPSPAVTPELRSRFLAAAVRAGEAVGYRNAGTVECLLDPTTGEFFFLEMNTRLQVEHPVTELVYGVDLVEEQLRVAAGLPPTFDPDALTPRGHAIELRVNAEDPKRFLPGPGAITTWTEPTGEGVRVDSGYVAGNTVTPFYDSLMAKLIVSGADRAEAISRARAAVAQFQLAGPKNNLPFFAELLDNPEFLSGDYDTGIVSRMR, from the coding sequence ATGATCGAGTCACTGCTGGTCGTCAATCGGGGCGAGATCGCCCGTCGGATCATCCGTACCGCGAAGCTGCTCGGTGTCCGGGCGGTCGCGGTGCATTCGGAGGCGGACGCCGGCCTGCCGTTTGTGACTGAGGCCGACGAGGCGGTCTGTGTCGGCCCGGCGAACCCGGCGCAGAGCTACCGGAACGTCGAGGCTGTCCTCGCCGCCGCCAAGTCGACCGGTGTGCAGGCGATCCACCCTGGCTACGGCTTCCTGTCGGAGAACGCCGACTTCGCCCAGGCCGTCGCGGCGAGCGGTCTGCTCTGGGTCGGGCCGGGTCCGGACGCGATCACCGCGATGGGTGACAAGATCAATGCCCGGAATCTGATGGCCGCGGCCGGGGTGCCGGTCGCGCCGGGAACCACGGAACCGGCGGCGGACCTTACCGCGGCGGTTGAGGCGGCGTCGGAGATCGGCTATCCGGTGATGGTCAAGGCCGCTGCTGGCGGGGGCGGCATGGGCATGGGTATCGCGAACGACGAGGCCGCGCTCCGCACCGAGTACGACAAGGTGCGCGCGTTCGCCGAGCGGATGTTCGGCGACGGTTCCGTCCTGATCGAACGGTACTTCCCCCGGGTGCGCCACGTCGAGGTGCAGATTCTCGGCCTGGCCGACGGCCGGGTGGTGGCGCTCGGCGAGCGCGAGTGCTCGGTGCAGCGACGGAACCAGAAGCTGGTCGAGGAGTCGCCCTCCCCGGCGGTCACCCCGGAGCTTCGGTCCCGCTTTCTGGCCGCGGCGGTGCGGGCGGGCGAGGCGGTCGGCTACCGCAACGCCGGCACGGTCGAATGCCTGCTCGATCCGACCACTGGCGAGTTCTTCTTCCTGGAGATGAACACGCGCCTGCAGGTCGAGCACCCGGTTACCGAGCTGGTCTACGGGGTTGACCTGGTCGAGGAGCAGTTGAGGGTGGCCGCCGGGCTGCCGCCGACGTTCGACCCGGATGCCCTGACGCCGCGCGGGCACGCGATCGAGCTGCGGGTCAACGCCGAGGACCCGAAGCGCTTCCTGCCCGGGCCGGGGGCGATCACCACCTGGACCGAACCGACCGGCGAGGGTGTCCGCGTCGATTCGGGGTATGTCGCCGGCAACACGGTGACCCCGTTCTACGACAGCCTGATGGCCAAGCTCATTGTCAGTGGCGCGGACCGCGCCGAAGCGATCAGCCGGGCGCGGGCCGCGGTGGCGCAGTTCCAACTTGCCGGACCGAAGAACAATCTTCCCTTCTTCGCGGAACTGCTGGACAACCCGGAGTTCCTTTCCGGCGACTACGACACCGGCATCGTCTCCCGCATGCGCTGA